In Trichocoleus desertorum ATA4-8-CV12, one DNA window encodes the following:
- a CDS encoding Uma2 family endonuclease, whose amino-acid sequence MMVVADLRLLSVQDYHRMVEAGVLAPDERVELISGQLYTMAAKGTAHSAAVTRIERVLKARLGNRVLLRFQDPIQLNDYSEPEPDVAVVKVDPQDYEDHHPTPNEVYLLIEVADSTLRRDRELKAPAYAQSGIQDYWILDVNQRQLHVFRSPTATGYASEIVLSEADVISPLSFSDCQIAIREMLRSP is encoded by the coding sequence ATCATGGTTGTTGCAGATCTTCGCTTACTCAGCGTTCAGGACTATCACCGCATGGTAGAAGCGGGAGTTTTGGCACCTGATGAACGAGTCGAGTTAATTTCAGGACAGCTTTACACAATGGCAGCGAAGGGAACGGCACACAGCGCCGCAGTCACTCGAATTGAGCGGGTACTTAAGGCTCGTTTGGGAAATCGCGTTCTCCTCCGTTTCCAAGATCCAATTCAACTCAATGACTACTCAGAGCCAGAACCCGATGTCGCTGTGGTCAAAGTTGACCCTCAGGATTATGAAGACCACCATCCCACTCCCAATGAAGTTTATCTCCTGATTGAAGTGGCAGATAGTACGCTGAGGCGCGATCGCGAGTTAAAAGCCCCAGCCTATGCTCAATCTGGCATCCAAGACTACTGGATTTTGGATGTCAACCAGCGTCAGCTTCATGTGTTTCGTTCGCCAACTGCAACAGGTTATGCCAGCGAGATTGTCTTGTCTGAAGCTGATGTGATCTCACCGCTGTCATTTTCCGATTGTCAAATCGCAATTAGAGAGATGTTGCGATCGCCATAA
- the pstC gene encoding phosphate ABC transporter permease subunit PstC, with product MLNSNTSSQRHSETLLLWLLRGLALISGAILLLILFFLIWEAIPLLQQVGLSRFFTDASWHPASNEFNLAPMLAGTLLLTVASVLIATPLGILSAVFCHYYAPPAIAQPYRRLIELLAGIPSVVYGFWGLVVLVPLINRIHPPGPSLLAGTLILTLIILPTIALVADASLASVPPEYVKGAAALGLGRWAMIRGVVLPAARSGLITGAILETGRAIGETMAVLMVCGNVVQVPHSLFDPVRTLTANIALEMAYAVDNHRAALFVSGLVLMGLIALLVAIAEVLNRGQYD from the coding sequence TTGTTAAACAGCAATACTTCGTCCCAGCGACACAGTGAGACGCTGCTCCTCTGGCTGTTGCGGGGACTGGCGTTAATTTCGGGGGCGATTCTGCTCCTGATTTTGTTCTTTTTAATTTGGGAAGCGATTCCCCTGCTGCAACAGGTAGGTCTATCCCGGTTCTTCACCGATGCGTCCTGGCACCCAGCTAGTAATGAGTTCAACTTAGCGCCAATGTTGGCGGGCACACTCCTGCTGACAGTGGCATCCGTGCTGATCGCTACGCCATTGGGCATCCTTTCGGCGGTGTTTTGCCATTACTATGCACCTCCTGCGATCGCGCAACCCTACCGTCGCCTAATTGAGCTGTTGGCAGGCATTCCCTCGGTGGTCTATGGGTTTTGGGGTTTGGTGGTGCTGGTGCCCTTGATTAACCGGATTCATCCGCCGGGGCCGAGCTTACTCGCCGGAACGCTGATTTTGACCTTAATAATTTTGCCGACGATCGCCTTAGTTGCTGATGCTAGCCTTGCCAGTGTGCCGCCGGAGTATGTCAAAGGAGCCGCAGCGTTAGGCTTGGGACGGTGGGCGATGATTCGGGGTGTGGTGTTGCCCGCCGCTCGTTCCGGTTTGATTACAGGTGCGATTTTAGAAACAGGCCGCGCGATCGGGGAAACAATGGCGGTGTTGATGGTGTGCGGCAATGTGGTGCAGGTGCCTCACAGCTTGTTTGACCCAGTGCGAACCTTAACTGCCAATATTGCCTTAGAAATGGCCTATGCCGTAGACAATCACCGCGCTGCTCTCTTCGTCAGTGGCTTGGTATTGATGGGGTTGATTGCCTTACTGGTGGCGATCGCGGAAGTGCTGAATCGAGGTCAATATGACTGA
- a CDS encoding phosphate ABC transporter substrate-binding protein, whose protein sequence is MKKLRTLLPLSIGLATCFWLQSCNSSPKAANQTATSAQSKLVLTGSSTVAPLATEMAKRYESEHPGVRIDVQSGGSSRGIADARQGVADIGMVSRALKENEKDLQAFAIAKDGVSVILNQANPVQQLSDQQIVEIYTKKITNWQAVGGKDAPITVVNKAEGRSTLELFAHYFKLETKDIKSDVVIGDNEQGIKTVAGNPHAIGYVSIGSAEYGATHGTPIKLLPVEGVAASIANVASEKFPISRPLNLVTKTAPTGLQKDFIEFARSPGVQNIVKQQYFVPATQ, encoded by the coding sequence ATGAAAAAACTGCGAACTTTATTACCTTTGTCGATTGGCTTAGCCACTTGTTTCTGGTTGCAGTCTTGTAACTCGTCCCCAAAGGCTGCTAATCAAACTGCTACCTCTGCTCAAAGCAAATTGGTCTTGACTGGGTCAAGTACGGTGGCACCGCTGGCAACTGAGATGGCCAAGCGCTATGAATCGGAACATCCCGGTGTCAGGATTGATGTGCAATCGGGGGGGTCTTCGCGCGGCATAGCCGATGCTCGTCAAGGCGTGGCCGACATTGGCATGGTGTCTAGGGCACTCAAGGAGAACGAGAAAGACTTGCAGGCGTTTGCGATCGCCAAGGATGGAGTTTCGGTGATTCTCAACCAAGCCAATCCGGTGCAGCAGTTGAGCGATCAGCAGATTGTCGAGATCTACACCAAGAAAATTACCAACTGGCAAGCGGTTGGTGGCAAAGATGCGCCGATTACAGTCGTGAATAAGGCAGAAGGGCGATCGACCTTAGAACTCTTTGCTCACTACTTCAAGCTGGAAACCAAGGACATCAAATCTGATGTGGTGATTGGAGATAACGAGCAGGGCATTAAGACAGTGGCAGGAAATCCCCATGCGATCGGCTATGTCTCGATTGGCTCAGCGGAATATGGTGCTACCCATGGCACCCCAATTAAGCTCTTGCCTGTTGAGGGCGTTGCCGCTTCGATCGCCAATGTAGCGAGTGAAAAGTTTCCCATCTCTCGCCCCCTGAATTTAGTGACTAAAACCGCACCCACGGGTCTGCAAAAAGATTTTATTGAATTCGCTCGCTCTCCGGGAGTCCAGAACATTGTTAAACAGCAATACTTCGTCCCAGCGACACAGTGA
- the pstA gene encoding phosphate ABC transporter permease PstA, with protein sequence MTDFTTSSVRRSTSKADSPSSEWWAIALVWSVVLLVTGALLWLLSDIFWHGIGQVSWEFLTTEPLNAGREGGIAPILVSTGLIIGVCMAVSIPLGVGTAVLLAEFTSTESWLGRLVRLSLDALAGVPSIVFGLFGNAFFCKTLGLGFSILSGGLTLACMVLPILIRSTQEGFRAVPDDYRRSAAALGLSRTATLWQLLLPAAMPGLVVGLLLGLGRAIAETAALIFTSGYVDRMPESVLDSGRALSVHIFDLAMNVSGGESHAYASALVLVTVLVLINGTVSWLAERFRKSRILVV encoded by the coding sequence ATGACTGACTTCACTACGTCATCCGTAAGGCGATCAACGTCGAAAGCTGATTCTCCATCTTCTGAATGGTGGGCGATCGCTTTAGTGTGGTCGGTCGTGCTGCTAGTAACAGGAGCTTTGCTCTGGTTGTTGAGCGATATTTTCTGGCATGGAATCGGTCAGGTTTCTTGGGAGTTTCTCACGACTGAGCCGTTGAATGCGGGACGAGAAGGTGGCATTGCTCCAATTCTGGTTTCCACTGGATTGATTATTGGCGTTTGCATGGCAGTCTCTATTCCCCTAGGAGTGGGCACCGCTGTGCTGCTGGCAGAATTTACCTCAACCGAAAGCTGGCTAGGACGCTTGGTCCGCTTAAGCTTAGATGCCTTGGCAGGGGTGCCTTCGATTGTCTTTGGCTTGTTTGGCAACGCCTTCTTCTGCAAAACCTTGGGTTTAGGCTTCTCCATCTTGTCCGGCGGATTAACCCTAGCTTGTATGGTGCTGCCGATCTTAATTCGCTCCACTCAAGAAGGGTTCCGAGCTGTCCCTGATGACTACAGACGCTCCGCTGCTGCCTTAGGACTTTCCCGCACGGCCACGCTCTGGCAACTACTGCTCCCGGCGGCAATGCCTGGGCTGGTCGTGGGATTACTGTTGGGCTTGGGACGAGCGATCGCGGAAACCGCCGCTTTGATCTTTACCAGTGGCTACGTCGATCGGATGCCAGAGTCAGTATTGGATTCTGGCCGCGCCCTCTCCGTTCACATTTTTGACTTAGCCATGAATGTCTCTGGTGGTGAGTCTCACGCCTATGCTTCGGCTTTAGTGTTGGTCACGGTTTTAGTGCTGATTAATGGCACTGTTTCTTGGCTGGCAGAACGGTTTCGCAAGTCTCGCATTTTAGT
- a CDS encoding metalloregulator ArsR/SmtB family transcription factor, with protein sequence MSSPPVAPQADCAHKLKILADSTRLAVLQMLMQRSMHVGEMNAVLGLEQSLLSHHLKVLRQEGLVTATRDGKAVLYHLASPAQPADTRRAIDLGCCLLSFD encoded by the coding sequence ATGAGTTCTCCCCCGGTAGCTCCTCAAGCTGATTGCGCCCATAAGCTGAAGATTTTGGCCGACTCAACTCGCTTAGCGGTGTTGCAAATGCTGATGCAGCGATCGATGCATGTGGGAGAGATGAATGCGGTATTGGGCCTAGAGCAGAGCTTACTGTCCCATCATTTGAAAGTTTTACGACAAGAAGGCTTGGTGACAGCTACCCGTGATGGCAAAGCCGTGCTTTATCACCTGGCCAGCCCAGCCCAACCAGCAGACACCCGCAGAGCGATCGACTTGGGCTGCTGTTTGCTCTCGTTTGACTAA
- a CDS encoding molybdenum cofactor biosynthesis protein MoaE: protein MDAAATLAISTPTSVDARDSFAMTFAPLSLDEVYRLADDAANGAIVVMSGTVRNQTDGRPVVALEYQAYEPMALRVFQQIAAEIRQQWPEVQRVVIHHRTGRLTIGEISVLVAVGCPHRSEAFTACQYAIDTLKHNAPIWKKEHWADGSTSWVSIGACEQSSESC from the coding sequence ATGGATGCCGCTGCCACCCTAGCTATCTCTACCCCAACTTCCGTGGACGCACGGGATAGTTTCGCCATGACATTTGCACCATTATCGCTGGATGAGGTGTATCGGTTAGCGGACGATGCCGCCAATGGAGCGATCGTGGTAATGAGCGGCACGGTGCGGAACCAAACCGATGGCAGGCCTGTAGTGGCTCTAGAATACCAGGCCTATGAACCAATGGCGCTGCGGGTTTTTCAACAAATTGCGGCAGAGATTCGCCAACAATGGCCTGAAGTACAACGAGTCGTGATCCATCACCGCACCGGACGCTTAACGATCGGGGAGATTAGCGTGTTAGTGGCTGTCGGCTGCCCTCACCGCTCAGAAGCTTTTACTGCTTGTCAGTACGCGATCGACACTCTCAAACACAACGCCCCCATCTGGAAAAAAGAACATTGGGCGGATGGTTCTACTAGTTGGGTCAGCATTGGTGCTTGTGAACAGTCTTCAGAGAGTTGCTGA
- a CDS encoding Uma2 family endonuclease: MISTKPRFESFEEYLAYDDGTEKLYELFNGELIEVPPESGFNVEIANFLFAILLPIVGHRRLRGHGLELEVRGEPRNRYPDLTVIRAEHVEQLRRRNTLRFEMAPPLLVVEIVSPGELQRDRDYIAKRMQYQDRGIPGYWIVDPQLETLLVLELSDDAYTEVATFKGDDKIQSSQFGELNLTVAQLFAASKPTE, encoded by the coding sequence ATGATCTCAACCAAACCCAGATTTGAGAGCTTTGAAGAGTACCTAGCCTATGACGATGGCACAGAGAAGCTGTATGAGCTGTTTAATGGAGAGTTAATTGAGGTGCCACCAGAGTCAGGGTTTAATGTCGAAATTGCCAACTTTCTATTTGCCATCCTATTGCCCATAGTTGGACATCGCCGCCTCAGAGGGCATGGACTAGAACTTGAAGTCAGAGGCGAGCCGCGAAACCGCTATCCCGATTTGACGGTGATTCGAGCAGAGCATGTTGAGCAGTTGAGGCGGCGCAATACTCTGCGGTTTGAGATGGCTCCTCCCTTGTTGGTGGTTGAAATCGTCAGTCCTGGGGAATTACAACGCGATCGCGACTATATTGCCAAACGGATGCAATACCAAGATCGTGGCATTCCCGGATACTGGATTGTAGACCCTCAGTTGGAAACGTTGCTGGTATTGGAACTTAGCGATGATGCCTATACAGAGGTTGCAACTTTTAAGGGTGACGACAAAATCCAATCATCCCAGTTTGGTGAGCTGAATCTAACGGTTGCTCAACTCTTTGCAGCAAGTAAACCGACCGAATAA